Genomic window ([Empedobacter] haloabium):
TACAAGAAGCGCTACAACGAAAGCCTGCAGATCTACGCGCCATATGCGTACGACGCCGTGATGACGATGGCGCAGGCGATGGCGGACGCGAAATCGGCCGATCCGAAGAAATACCTGCCCTACCTGGCCAAGGTGAAGTATGCCGGCATCACGGGCGACGTCTCGTTCGACGCCTTCGGCGACATCCGCGACGGCGCGCTGACCTTGTACACGTTCAAGGGCGGCAAGCGCACCCTGATCGAAGTGGTCAAGTAAACAAAAAAGCCGGGCATCGCCCGGCTCGTTCAGGTGGTGACGGGCATCGGATGCCGGTCACCACGGCCTGTCTCATTTCTGGGCCAGGATCCATTTCACCAGCGTCCGCGCCTCGGCATCGCTGACCTGCGGGTTGGCGGGCATCGGAATCGCGCCCCACACGCCGGAGCCGCCCTTCATCACCTTCGCCACCAGCTTGTTCTCGGCATCCTTCTGGCCGGCGTATTTCGCCGCCACGTCCTTGTAGGCCGGGCCGACCAGCTTGTTCGCGACTGCGTGGCAGGCCATGCAGTTCTTCGCCTTGGCCAGGTCGGCATTCGCCATTGCCGCCTGCGACACGAACGCCGAAGCCAGCACCGTTGCAATCATCATGGAACGTTTCATCGATTTCTCCAAAGTAATCTGCCGGTGATTCTACTCTTTCTGTACACCAGAGCAACCGCGAGCAGCTGATCCTACAACGGCCACGGTTTCATGCGGGTTGACGGGTAAAATGTTACTGCATGTAAAGCTAGAATTCCGTAAGATGGCCGCAAAGGAGTCCGCCATGCCCATCATTCTTGTCATCGTTGCACTGTGCATCCTGCGCTGGTTCGAGGTCTGGCGTTTCGCCGACGTCTCGTGGTGGTGGATTGCCGGCTTGATGGTATTTGCGTTTGTCTGGTTCGAATTCATCGAACCGCTGCTGGGCCTGGACAAGCGCAAGGCGCACAACGAGGACGAGCAGCGGCGCAAGGAGCGCGTGAAGAAAGACTTCGGCATCGGCAAGAAGAAATAACAACGGCCGAGCCCGTGTCCCACCGCGGGGTCAGTCACCAGAGTGAGACACGGGCTCAGCCTTCTAAGCTGACGAGCTCGTGTCCCGTTTTGGTGACTGACACCGCGGTGGGACACAAGCTCGGCCGTTGGGCCGTTTTGCTTGGGCGGACGATCAGCGCTTCAGCTGCGACAGGTCGCGTACCGCGCCGCGGTCGGCGGACGTGGTCAGCGCGGCGTAGGCTTGCAGCGCCTGCGAGACGTAGCGCTCGCGGTTGACGGGCTTCCATGCATCGGCACCACGCTCCTCCATCGCCGCGCGACGGTGCGCCAGCTCCTCGGCCGTGATGCGCAGGTTGATCGTGCGGTTCGGGATGTCGATCTCGATCGTGTCGCCCTCTTCCACCAGGCCGATCGCGCCACCCTCGGCCGCCTCCGGCGAGGCGTGGCCGATCACCAGGCCGGACGAGCCGCCCGAGAAGCGCCCGTCCGTGAACAGCGCGCAGGCCTTGCCCAGGCCTTTCGACTTGATGTACGAGGTCGGGTACAGCATCTCCTGCATGCCAGGACCGCCCTTCGGGCCTTCGTAGCGGATGATGACGACGTCGCCTTCGTGCACGGTGTCGCCGAGGATGCCGGCCACCGCGTCGTCCTGGCTTTCGAACACGCGCGCGCGGCCCGTGAACTTCAGGATGCTCTCGTCCACGCCGGCCGTCTTGACGATGCAGCCCTTCTCCGCGATGTTCCCGTACAGGACGGCGAGGCCACCATCCTGCGAGTAGGCGTGGGCGCGGTCACGGATGCAGCCGACGCTGCGATCCAGGTCGTTCTCGTCATAGCGCTCCGACTGCGAGAACGCCACCTGGGTCGGCACGCCGCCCGGGGCGGCGCGGAACAGCTGGTGCACGGCCGGGTCGTCGCTGCGGCGGATGTCGTATTTCTCGATTGCCTCGGCGATGCTCTTGCTGTGCACCGTCGGCAGCGACGTGTCCAGCAGGCCCGCGCGCGCCAGTTCGCCCAGGATCGAGATGATGCCGCCGGCGCGGTGCACGTCCTCGATGTGGTACTTGTCCGTCATCGGCGCGACCTTGCACAGGCAAGGCACATTGCGCGAAATACGGTCGATGTCGGCCATCGTGAAATGCACTTCCGCTTCATGCGCGGCCGCCAGCAGGTGCAGCACCGTGTTGGTCGAACCGCCCATCGACACGTCCAGCGCCATGGCGTTCTCGAATGCGGCCTTGCTGGCGATGGAACGCGGCAGGATCGAGTAGTCGTCCTGCTCGTAATGGCGCTTGGCCAGGTCGACGATCAGGCGGCCGGCGCGCAGGAACAGCTCCTTGCGGTCGGCGTGCGTGGCGACAATCGTGCCGTTCCCCGGCAGCGACAGGCCCAGCGCCTCCGTGAGGCAGTTCATCGAGTTGGCCGTGAACATGCCGGAGCACGAGCCGCAGGTGGGGCAGGCCGAACGTTCGACTTCCGCGACGTCCGCATCCGAGATGCGCGCGTCGCCGGCCTGGATCATCGCGTCCACCAGGTCCAGCTTGATGATCTTCCTGTCGTTGTTGACGACCTTGACGACCTTGCCCGCCTCCATCGGCCCGCCCGACACGAACACCACCGGGATGTTCAGCCGCATCGCGGCCATCAGCATGCCCGGCGTGATCTTGTCGCAGTTGGAGATGCACACCATTGCGTCCGCGCAGTGGGCATTGACCATGTACTCGACCGAGTCGGCGATCAGGTCGCGCGACGGCAGCGAGTACAGCATGCCGCCATGGCCCATCGCGATGCCGTCGTCGACGGCGATGGTGTTGAACTCCTTGGCGACGCCGCCAGCGGCCTCGATCTCGCGCGCCACCAGCTGGCCCAGGTCTTTCAGGTGCACGTGGCCCGGCACGAATTGCGTGAACGAATTGACGACGGCGATGATCGGCTTCTCGAAGTCGCCGTCCTTCATGCCCGTGGCGCGCCACAGGGCGCGTGCTCCGGCCATGTTGCGGCCCTGGGTGGTGGTACGGGAACGGTAAGTGGGCATGGGTGTCTCCTCAGAACGGCCGATCGCGGCGAATAAGGCAAACAGAGTGCGCTTTCCCCCATCAGTTGTCAAATATATGATTTAATCCTCTGTGATTCATTTCATATATCGGAGGACGACAACCGGATGGCAACCAATATCGAACTGCGGCAGCTGCGTTACTTCGTCACCGTGGCCGAGGAGCTGCACTTCGGCCGTGCCGCCCGGCGGCTGCACATGACGCAGCCGCCCCTGTCGCAAACCATCCTGGCGCTGGAGGACATGCTGGGCGCACCGCTGTTCGACCGCAACCGCCGCGGCGTGGCGCTGACGCCGGCCGGCGAGGCGCTGCTGCCGGAAGCGCGCCGGCTGCTGGCGCAGGCCGGCGAACTGCCCGGTCTTGTGAAGCGCGCCGCCGCCGGCGAGATGGGCAAGCTGTCGCTGGCCTTTGTCTCGTCGGCCGACTACAGCGTGCTGCCGCCATCGCTGCGCGCGTACCGGGCCGCCTTCCCCCATGTGCAGATCACGCTGCAGGAAGCCACGTCGGACCGGCAGATGGACGAGCTGCTGCACGGCCGCATCGACGCCGGCCTGCTGATCCCACCGCTGACCGACAAGGCCAAGGCCGAACTGGATTACCTGCCGGTGCTGTCCGAGCCGCTGATCCTGGCCTCGCCGGCCAACCTGCCGGAGCTGCGCGGCAAGCACGACGCCAGCCTGCGTACCCTGCCGCCGCTGCCGCTGATCATCTTCCCGCGCGCGATCGCGCCCGGCTTGTACGATGCCATCCTGGCCGTGTTCCGCGCGGCCGGCATGACGCCCGTGATCGGCCAGGAAGCCATCCAGATGCAGACGATCGTCAGCCTGGTGTCGGCCGGCATGGGGATCGCACTTGTGCCACAATCGGTCTCCAACCTGCGCCGCCCGGGAGTAGAATACCGGCCGCTGGCGCAGACGACGCCCCTCGTGGAGACGGGCCTGGCGTGGCGCCGCGACAGTATCTCGCCCGTGTTGAAGGGCTTCCTGGACCTGATGAGAAAGAGACTCTGAATGCTGATACATCCGATGCCCGACCCGGTCGCGTTCCACGTGGGCCCGGTGTCCGTTCACTGGTATGGCCTGATGTACGTGCTGGCGTTCGCGCAGTTCATCGCGCTGGGCCGCCTGCGCATCCGCCAGCCGCACATCGCGGCACTGGGCTGGAAGGCGTCCGACCTGGACGACATGCTGTTCTATGGGATGTTGGGCGTCGTTCTCGGTGGCCGCCTGGGCGAGCTGTTCTTCTATCGCCCGGACTGGTGGAGCAACCCGGTCGAGATCTTCATGATCTGGCATGGCGGCATGAGCTTCCACGGCGGCTTCCTGGGCGTGCTGATCGCGATGGCGTTCTGGG
Coding sequences:
- a CDS encoding TIGR04438 family Trp-rich protein; protein product: MPIILVIVALCILRWFEVWRFADVSWWWIAGLMVFAFVWFEFIEPLLGLDKRKAHNEDEQRRKERVKKDFGIGKKK
- the ilvD gene encoding dihydroxy-acid dehydratase, whose product is MPTYRSRTTTQGRNMAGARALWRATGMKDGDFEKPIIAVVNSFTQFVPGHVHLKDLGQLVAREIEAAGGVAKEFNTIAVDDGIAMGHGGMLYSLPSRDLIADSVEYMVNAHCADAMVCISNCDKITPGMLMAAMRLNIPVVFVSGGPMEAGKVVKVVNNDRKIIKLDLVDAMIQAGDARISDADVAEVERSACPTCGSCSGMFTANSMNCLTEALGLSLPGNGTIVATHADRKELFLRAGRLIVDLAKRHYEQDDYSILPRSIASKAAFENAMALDVSMGGSTNTVLHLLAAAHEAEVHFTMADIDRISRNVPCLCKVAPMTDKYHIEDVHRAGGIISILGELARAGLLDTSLPTVHSKSIAEAIEKYDIRRSDDPAVHQLFRAAPGGVPTQVAFSQSERYDENDLDRSVGCIRDRAHAYSQDGGLAVLYGNIAEKGCIVKTAGVDESILKFTGRARVFESQDDAVAGILGDTVHEGDVVIIRYEGPKGGPGMQEMLYPTSYIKSKGLGKACALFTDGRFSGGSSGLVIGHASPEAAEGGAIGLVEEGDTIEIDIPNRTINLRITAEELAHRRAAMEERGADAWKPVNRERYVSQALQAYAALTTSADRGAVRDLSQLKR
- a CDS encoding c-type cytochrome, whose amino-acid sequence is MKRSMMIATVLASAFVSQAAMANADLAKAKNCMACHAVANKLVGPAYKDVAAKYAGQKDAENKLVAKVMKGGSGVWGAIPMPANPQVSDAEARTLVKWILAQK
- a CDS encoding LysR family transcriptional regulator codes for the protein MATNIELRQLRYFVTVAEELHFGRAARRLHMTQPPLSQTILALEDMLGAPLFDRNRRGVALTPAGEALLPEARRLLAQAGELPGLVKRAAAGEMGKLSLAFVSSADYSVLPPSLRAYRAAFPHVQITLQEATSDRQMDELLHGRIDAGLLIPPLTDKAKAELDYLPVLSEPLILASPANLPELRGKHDASLRTLPPLPLIIFPRAIAPGLYDAILAVFRAAGMTPVIGQEAIQMQTIVSLVSAGMGIALVPQSVSNLRRPGVEYRPLAQTTPLVETGLAWRRDSISPVLKGFLDLMRKRL